The following are from one region of the Ochotona princeps isolate mOchPri1 chromosome 4, mOchPri1.hap1, whole genome shotgun sequence genome:
- the SNX15 gene encoding sorting nexin-15 isoform X2, with product MSRQAKDDFLRRYTVSEPRTHPKGYTEYKVTAQFISKKDPEDIKEVVVWKRYSDFRKLHSDLAYTHRNLFRRLEEFPAFPPAQVFGRFEASVIEERRKGAEDLLQFTVHIPALNNSPQLKEFFRGGEVTQHSEVSRELHILPPPLIPTPPPDEPQLPPLLPTERRGLKDSEVPGVPVPRGLPPVDPMPSSPAQEALDLLFSCGSPEEAGAAPPARGPLTEAELALFDPFSKEGAGSSPTCLGELAMAEVEPQQLGQEPWEPGGQEEEESERDKSIPAYVGRATELITQALRDEKAGAYPAALQGYRDGVHILLQGVPGDPSPARREGVKKKAAEYLKRAEEILHLHLSQPSP from the exons ATGTCTCGCCAAGCCAAAGATGACTTCCTGCGGCGCTACACTGTCTCGGAGCCCAGGACCCACCCCAAGGGCTACACCGAGTACAAAGTCACCGCGCAG TTCATCTCCAAGAAGGACCCTGAGGACATCAAAGAG GTGGTGGTCTGGAAGCGGTATAGTGACTTCCGCAAGCTTCACAGTGACCTGGCCTACACACACCGCAACCTCTTCCGCCGCCTCGAGGAGTTCCCCGCCTTCCCTCCTGCCCAGGTGTTTG GCCGCTTTGAAGCGTCAGTGATTGAGGAGCGCCGCAAGGGGGCAGAGGACTTGCTCCAGTTCACGGTGCACATCCCCGCACTCAACAACAGCCCCCAGCTCAAGGAGTTCTTCCGG GGTGGGGAGGTGACACAGCACTCTGAGGTGTCCAGGGAACTACACATCCTGCCACCCCCACTGATCCCCACGCCACCCCCTGACgagccccagctgcccccactGCTGCCCACGGAAAGGCGGGGCCTTAAGGACTCAGAAGTGCCAG GTGTTCCTGTCCCCCGTGGCCTCCCTCCAGTGGACCCCATGCCATCCAGCCCTGCCCAGGAGGCCCTGGATCTGCTGTTCAGCTGCGGCAGCCCCGAGGAGGCGGGGGCTGCTCCCCCTGCCCGAGGGCCCCTCACCGAGGCCGAGCTCGCCCTCTTTGACCCCTTCTCCAAGGAAG GTGCAGGCTCCAGCCCCACCTGCTTAGGGGAGCTGGCCATGGCAGAGGTCGAGCCCCAGCAGCTGGGTCAGGAACCCTGGGAGCCGGGaggtcaggaggaggaggagagcgagCGAGACAAGTCCATCCCTGCCTATGTGGGCCGGGCCACAGAACTCATCACCCAGGCCCTACGGGACGAGAAGGCGGGCGCCTACCCTGCCGCACTCCAGGGCTACCGGGACGGCGTGCACATCCTCTTACAGGGGGTACCTG GCGACCCGTCCCCCGCCCGCCGTGAAGGTGTGAAGAAGAAGGCGGCCGAGTACTTGAAGCGGGCCGaggagatcctgcacctgcacctgtccCAGCCCTCGCCCTGA
- the SNX15 gene encoding sorting nexin-15 isoform X6 has translation MSRQAKDDFLRRYTVSEPRTHPKGYTEYKVTAQFISKKDPEDIKEVVVWKRYSDFRKLHSDLAYTHRNLFRRLEEFPAFPPAQVFGRFEASVIEERRKGAEDLLQFTVHIPALNNSPQLKEFFRGGEVTQHSEVSRELHILPPPLIPTPPPDEPQLPPLLPTERRGLKDSEVPVDPMPSSPAQEALDLLFSCGSPEEAGAAPPARGPLTEAELALFDPFSKEGDPSPARREGVKKKAAEYLKRAEEILHLHLSQPSP, from the exons ATGTCTCGCCAAGCCAAAGATGACTTCCTGCGGCGCTACACTGTCTCGGAGCCCAGGACCCACCCCAAGGGCTACACCGAGTACAAAGTCACCGCGCAG TTCATCTCCAAGAAGGACCCTGAGGACATCAAAGAG GTGGTGGTCTGGAAGCGGTATAGTGACTTCCGCAAGCTTCACAGTGACCTGGCCTACACACACCGCAACCTCTTCCGCCGCCTCGAGGAGTTCCCCGCCTTCCCTCCTGCCCAGGTGTTTG GCCGCTTTGAAGCGTCAGTGATTGAGGAGCGCCGCAAGGGGGCAGAGGACTTGCTCCAGTTCACGGTGCACATCCCCGCACTCAACAACAGCCCCCAGCTCAAGGAGTTCTTCCGG GGTGGGGAGGTGACACAGCACTCTGAGGTGTCCAGGGAACTACACATCCTGCCACCCCCACTGATCCCCACGCCACCCCCTGACgagccccagctgcccccactGCTGCCCACGGAAAGGCGGGGCCTTAAGGACTCAGAAGTGCCAG TGGACCCCATGCCATCCAGCCCTGCCCAGGAGGCCCTGGATCTGCTGTTCAGCTGCGGCAGCCCCGAGGAGGCGGGGGCTGCTCCCCCTGCCCGAGGGCCCCTCACCGAGGCCGAGCTCGCCCTCTTTGACCCCTTCTCCAAGGAAG GCGACCCGTCCCCCGCCCGCCGTGAAGGTGTGAAGAAGAAGGCGGCCGAGTACTTGAAGCGGGCCGaggagatcctgcacctgcacctgtccCAGCCCTCGCCCTGA
- the SNX15 gene encoding sorting nexin-15 isoform X1, producing MSRQAKDDFLRRYTVSEPRTHPKGYTEYKVTAQFLVLLFQFISKKDPEDIKEVVVWKRYSDFRKLHSDLAYTHRNLFRRLEEFPAFPPAQVFGRFEASVIEERRKGAEDLLQFTVHIPALNNSPQLKEFFRGGEVTQHSEVSRELHILPPPLIPTPPPDEPQLPPLLPTERRGLKDSEVPGVPVPRGLPPVDPMPSSPAQEALDLLFSCGSPEEAGAAPPARGPLTEAELALFDPFSKEGAGSSPTCLGELAMAEVEPQQLGQEPWEPGGQEEEESERDKSIPAYVGRATELITQALRDEKAGAYPAALQGYRDGVHILLQGVPGDPSPARREGVKKKAAEYLKRAEEILHLHLSQPSP from the exons ATGTCTCGCCAAGCCAAAGATGACTTCCTGCGGCGCTACACTGTCTCGGAGCCCAGGACCCACCCCAAGGGCTACACCGAGTACAAAGTCACCGCGCAG TTTCTTGTCTTGCTTTTCCAGTTCATCTCCAAGAAGGACCCTGAGGACATCAAAGAG GTGGTGGTCTGGAAGCGGTATAGTGACTTCCGCAAGCTTCACAGTGACCTGGCCTACACACACCGCAACCTCTTCCGCCGCCTCGAGGAGTTCCCCGCCTTCCCTCCTGCCCAGGTGTTTG GCCGCTTTGAAGCGTCAGTGATTGAGGAGCGCCGCAAGGGGGCAGAGGACTTGCTCCAGTTCACGGTGCACATCCCCGCACTCAACAACAGCCCCCAGCTCAAGGAGTTCTTCCGG GGTGGGGAGGTGACACAGCACTCTGAGGTGTCCAGGGAACTACACATCCTGCCACCCCCACTGATCCCCACGCCACCCCCTGACgagccccagctgcccccactGCTGCCCACGGAAAGGCGGGGCCTTAAGGACTCAGAAGTGCCAG GTGTTCCTGTCCCCCGTGGCCTCCCTCCAGTGGACCCCATGCCATCCAGCCCTGCCCAGGAGGCCCTGGATCTGCTGTTCAGCTGCGGCAGCCCCGAGGAGGCGGGGGCTGCTCCCCCTGCCCGAGGGCCCCTCACCGAGGCCGAGCTCGCCCTCTTTGACCCCTTCTCCAAGGAAG GTGCAGGCTCCAGCCCCACCTGCTTAGGGGAGCTGGCCATGGCAGAGGTCGAGCCCCAGCAGCTGGGTCAGGAACCCTGGGAGCCGGGaggtcaggaggaggaggagagcgagCGAGACAAGTCCATCCCTGCCTATGTGGGCCGGGCCACAGAACTCATCACCCAGGCCCTACGGGACGAGAAGGCGGGCGCCTACCCTGCCGCACTCCAGGGCTACCGGGACGGCGTGCACATCCTCTTACAGGGGGTACCTG GCGACCCGTCCCCCGCCCGCCGTGAAGGTGTGAAGAAGAAGGCGGCCGAGTACTTGAAGCGGGCCGaggagatcctgcacctgcacctgtccCAGCCCTCGCCCTGA
- the SNX15 gene encoding sorting nexin-15 isoform X4, with product MSRQAKDDFLRRYTVSEPRTHPKGYTEYKVTAQFISKKDPEDIKEVVVWKRYSDFRKLHSDLAYTHRNLFRRLEEFPAFPPAQVFGRFEASVIEERRKGAEDLLQFTVHIPALNNSPQLKEFFRGGEVTQHSEVSRELHILPPPLIPTPPPDEPQLPPLLPTERRGLKDSEVPVDPMPSSPAQEALDLLFSCGSPEEAGAAPPARGPLTEAELALFDPFSKEGAGSSPTCLGELAMAEVEPQQLGQEPWEPGGQEEEESERDKSIPAYVGRATELITQALRDEKAGAYPAALQGYRDGVHILLQGVPGDPSPARREGVKKKAAEYLKRAEEILHLHLSQPSP from the exons ATGTCTCGCCAAGCCAAAGATGACTTCCTGCGGCGCTACACTGTCTCGGAGCCCAGGACCCACCCCAAGGGCTACACCGAGTACAAAGTCACCGCGCAG TTCATCTCCAAGAAGGACCCTGAGGACATCAAAGAG GTGGTGGTCTGGAAGCGGTATAGTGACTTCCGCAAGCTTCACAGTGACCTGGCCTACACACACCGCAACCTCTTCCGCCGCCTCGAGGAGTTCCCCGCCTTCCCTCCTGCCCAGGTGTTTG GCCGCTTTGAAGCGTCAGTGATTGAGGAGCGCCGCAAGGGGGCAGAGGACTTGCTCCAGTTCACGGTGCACATCCCCGCACTCAACAACAGCCCCCAGCTCAAGGAGTTCTTCCGG GGTGGGGAGGTGACACAGCACTCTGAGGTGTCCAGGGAACTACACATCCTGCCACCCCCACTGATCCCCACGCCACCCCCTGACgagccccagctgcccccactGCTGCCCACGGAAAGGCGGGGCCTTAAGGACTCAGAAGTGCCAG TGGACCCCATGCCATCCAGCCCTGCCCAGGAGGCCCTGGATCTGCTGTTCAGCTGCGGCAGCCCCGAGGAGGCGGGGGCTGCTCCCCCTGCCCGAGGGCCCCTCACCGAGGCCGAGCTCGCCCTCTTTGACCCCTTCTCCAAGGAAG GTGCAGGCTCCAGCCCCACCTGCTTAGGGGAGCTGGCCATGGCAGAGGTCGAGCCCCAGCAGCTGGGTCAGGAACCCTGGGAGCCGGGaggtcaggaggaggaggagagcgagCGAGACAAGTCCATCCCTGCCTATGTGGGCCGGGCCACAGAACTCATCACCCAGGCCCTACGGGACGAGAAGGCGGGCGCCTACCCTGCCGCACTCCAGGGCTACCGGGACGGCGTGCACATCCTCTTACAGGGGGTACCTG GCGACCCGTCCCCCGCCCGCCGTGAAGGTGTGAAGAAGAAGGCGGCCGAGTACTTGAAGCGGGCCGaggagatcctgcacctgcacctgtccCAGCCCTCGCCCTGA
- the SAC3D1 gene encoding SAC3 domain-containing protein 1, protein MPACQLPVGTCPDMCPAAERARREEERRLHRLEVAPGGGGDRPRADPQRTVKEYSRPAAGKPPPSPSQLRPPSVLLATVRYLAGEVAESEEASPAEVAGFVADRLRAVRLDLAQQGAGDAEEAVVLEAALATLLAVVARLGPDAACGPLDPVLLQLQVQEAFGSLRRCYARGAVPPARQATFQGLFLLYNLGSVEALWEILQLPADVRAGPGLRLALAVDAAFREGNTARLFRLLRTLPYLQSCAVQGHVGRARREALARLARALSTPKGQALPLGCLVHLLALDGTHEARELCQAHGLPLDGEDRVVFLRACYAERGPPPAGTCHVLVASKLQGRSIEEVVMAEEEVGSTRCPG, encoded by the exons ATGCCCGCCTGCCAGCTGCCGGTGGGCACGTGCCCGGACATGTGCCCGGCCGCCGAGCGCGCCCGGCGCGAGGAGGAGCGCCGTCTGCACCGCCTGGAGGTGGCCCCGGGCGGAGGCGGGGACCGACCCCGCGCCGACCCGCAGCGCACGGTGAAGGAGTACAGCCGGCCGGCCGCCGGCAAGCCCCCGCCCTCGCCGAGCCAGCTGCGGCCGCCCTCCGTGCTGCTGGCCACCGTGCGCTACCTGGCCGGCGAGGTGGCCGAGAGCGAGGAGGCGTCGCCCGCTGAGGTGGCCGGCTTCGTGGCTGACCGCCTGCGCGCCGTGCGCCTGGACCTGGCGCAGCAGGGCGCGGGCGACGCCGAGGAGGCGGTGGTGCTGGAGGCCGCGCTGGCCACGCTGCTGGCCGTGGTGGCGCGGCTCGGGCCGGACGCGGCTTGCGGGCCGCTGGACCcggtgctgctgcagctgcaggtgcaggaggccTTCGGCTCGCTGCGGCGCTGCTACGCGCGGGGCGCGGTGCCGCCCGCCCGCCAGGCCACCTTCCAGGGCCTCTTTCTGCTCTACAACCTAG GCTCCGTGGAAGCCCTGTGGGAGATTCTGCAGCTGCCCGCTGACGTGCGCGCCGGCCCCGGTCTCCGTCTGGCCTTGGCAGTGGATGCCGCCTTCCGCGAGGGCAACACCGCTCGCCTGTTCCGCTTACTCCGGACGCTACCTTACCTGCAAAGCTGCGCGGTGCAAGGCCATGTGGGCCGCGCCCGCCGTGAAGCCCTGGCACGACTGGCTCGGGCCCTGAGTACCCCTAAGGGGCAGGCCTTGCCTCTGGGCTGCCTGGTGCACCTTCTGGCCCTGGATGGAACCCACGAAGCGCGGGAATTGTGCCAAGCCCACGGGCTGCCCTTGGACGGAGAGGACAGGGTTGTGTTCCTGAGGGCGTGTTATGCTGAACGAGGGCCACCCCCCGCTGGCACCTGCCATGTGTTGGTGGCCAGCAAGCTGCAAGGACGCTCGATAGAGGAGGTAGTCATGGCAGAGGAGGAGGTGGGCAGCACCAGATGCCCAGGCTGA
- the SNX15 gene encoding sorting nexin-15 isoform X5 yields the protein MSRQAKDDFLRRYTVSEPRTHPKGYTEYKVTAQFLVLLFQFISKKDPEDIKEVVVWKRYSDFRKLHSDLAYTHRNLFRRLEEFPAFPPAQVFGRFEASVIEERRKGAEDLLQFTVHIPALNNSPQLKEFFRGGEVTQHSEVSRELHILPPPLIPTPPPDEPQLPPLLPTERRGLKDSEVPGVPVPRGLPPVDPMPSSPAQEALDLLFSCGSPEEAGAAPPARGPLTEAELALFDPFSKEGDPSPARREGVKKKAAEYLKRAEEILHLHLSQPSP from the exons ATGTCTCGCCAAGCCAAAGATGACTTCCTGCGGCGCTACACTGTCTCGGAGCCCAGGACCCACCCCAAGGGCTACACCGAGTACAAAGTCACCGCGCAG TTTCTTGTCTTGCTTTTCCAGTTCATCTCCAAGAAGGACCCTGAGGACATCAAAGAG GTGGTGGTCTGGAAGCGGTATAGTGACTTCCGCAAGCTTCACAGTGACCTGGCCTACACACACCGCAACCTCTTCCGCCGCCTCGAGGAGTTCCCCGCCTTCCCTCCTGCCCAGGTGTTTG GCCGCTTTGAAGCGTCAGTGATTGAGGAGCGCCGCAAGGGGGCAGAGGACTTGCTCCAGTTCACGGTGCACATCCCCGCACTCAACAACAGCCCCCAGCTCAAGGAGTTCTTCCGG GGTGGGGAGGTGACACAGCACTCTGAGGTGTCCAGGGAACTACACATCCTGCCACCCCCACTGATCCCCACGCCACCCCCTGACgagccccagctgcccccactGCTGCCCACGGAAAGGCGGGGCCTTAAGGACTCAGAAGTGCCAG GTGTTCCTGTCCCCCGTGGCCTCCCTCCAGTGGACCCCATGCCATCCAGCCCTGCCCAGGAGGCCCTGGATCTGCTGTTCAGCTGCGGCAGCCCCGAGGAGGCGGGGGCTGCTCCCCCTGCCCGAGGGCCCCTCACCGAGGCCGAGCTCGCCCTCTTTGACCCCTTCTCCAAGGAAG GCGACCCGTCCCCCGCCCGCCGTGAAGGTGTGAAGAAGAAGGCGGCCGAGTACTTGAAGCGGGCCGaggagatcctgcacctgcacctgtccCAGCCCTCGCCCTGA
- the SNX15 gene encoding sorting nexin-15 isoform X3 encodes MSRQAKDDFLRRYTVSEPRTHPKGYTEYKVTAQFLVLLFQFISKKDPEDIKEVVVWKRYSDFRKLHSDLAYTHRNLFRRLEEFPAFPPAQVFGRFEASVIEERRKGAEDLLQFTVHIPALNNSPQLKEFFRGGEVTQHSEVSRELHILPPPLIPTPPPDEPQLPPLLPTERRGLKDSEVPVDPMPSSPAQEALDLLFSCGSPEEAGAAPPARGPLTEAELALFDPFSKEGAGSSPTCLGELAMAEVEPQQLGQEPWEPGGQEEEESERDKSIPAYVGRATELITQALRDEKAGAYPAALQGYRDGVHILLQGVPGDPSPARREGVKKKAAEYLKRAEEILHLHLSQPSP; translated from the exons ATGTCTCGCCAAGCCAAAGATGACTTCCTGCGGCGCTACACTGTCTCGGAGCCCAGGACCCACCCCAAGGGCTACACCGAGTACAAAGTCACCGCGCAG TTTCTTGTCTTGCTTTTCCAGTTCATCTCCAAGAAGGACCCTGAGGACATCAAAGAG GTGGTGGTCTGGAAGCGGTATAGTGACTTCCGCAAGCTTCACAGTGACCTGGCCTACACACACCGCAACCTCTTCCGCCGCCTCGAGGAGTTCCCCGCCTTCCCTCCTGCCCAGGTGTTTG GCCGCTTTGAAGCGTCAGTGATTGAGGAGCGCCGCAAGGGGGCAGAGGACTTGCTCCAGTTCACGGTGCACATCCCCGCACTCAACAACAGCCCCCAGCTCAAGGAGTTCTTCCGG GGTGGGGAGGTGACACAGCACTCTGAGGTGTCCAGGGAACTACACATCCTGCCACCCCCACTGATCCCCACGCCACCCCCTGACgagccccagctgcccccactGCTGCCCACGGAAAGGCGGGGCCTTAAGGACTCAGAAGTGCCAG TGGACCCCATGCCATCCAGCCCTGCCCAGGAGGCCCTGGATCTGCTGTTCAGCTGCGGCAGCCCCGAGGAGGCGGGGGCTGCTCCCCCTGCCCGAGGGCCCCTCACCGAGGCCGAGCTCGCCCTCTTTGACCCCTTCTCCAAGGAAG GTGCAGGCTCCAGCCCCACCTGCTTAGGGGAGCTGGCCATGGCAGAGGTCGAGCCCCAGCAGCTGGGTCAGGAACCCTGGGAGCCGGGaggtcaggaggaggaggagagcgagCGAGACAAGTCCATCCCTGCCTATGTGGGCCGGGCCACAGAACTCATCACCCAGGCCCTACGGGACGAGAAGGCGGGCGCCTACCCTGCCGCACTCCAGGGCTACCGGGACGGCGTGCACATCCTCTTACAGGGGGTACCTG GCGACCCGTCCCCCGCCCGCCGTGAAGGTGTGAAGAAGAAGGCGGCCGAGTACTTGAAGCGGGCCGaggagatcctgcacctgcacctgtccCAGCCCTCGCCCTGA